The following coding sequences are from one Pantoea agglomerans window:
- a CDS encoding replication initiation protein translates to MHEPPVQSDCCALPGNYHLESNPERHDLSPLATAIGRGRTSDY, encoded by the coding sequence ATGCACGAACCCCCCGTTCAGTCCGACTGTTGCGCCTTGCCCGGTAACTATCATCTTGAGTCCAATCCGGAAAGACACGACTTATCGCCACTGGCAACAGCCATTGGTAGAGGGCGTACAAGTGATTACTGA
- a CDS encoding general stress protein: MAGRRGGAGNFAENPERAAEAGQKGGRISGGNFKNNPERAREAGRKGGQISRRGAPERKVS; encoded by the coding sequence ATGGCGGGACGTAGAGGCGGTGCAGGCAATTTTGCGGAAAATCCAGAACGGGCTGCAGAAGCCGGCCAAAAAGGTGGCCGCATAAGCGGAGGGAACTTCAAGAACAACCCAGAGCGAGCCCGTGAAGCAGGCAGAAAGGGAGGCCAGATCAGTCGAAGAGGTGCTCCTGAGCGCAAGGTTTCCTGA